One stretch of Francisella sp. LA112445 DNA includes these proteins:
- the rplP gene encoding 50S ribosomal protein L16, producing the protein MLQPKRTKFRKQQKMRNRGLAHRGNKVSFGEFGLQATSRGRITARQIEAGRRAINRHIKRGGKVWIRIFPDKPITEKPLEVRMGKGKGSVEYWVAQIQPGRVLYEITGVKEELAREAFARAAAKMPVQTTFVEKQVM; encoded by the coding sequence ATGCTACAGCCTAAGCGTACAAAGTTTCGTAAACAGCAGAAGATGCGTAATAGAGGCTTAGCTCACAGAGGTAATAAAGTAAGCTTTGGTGAGTTTGGTCTTCAAGCAACATCTAGAGGCAGAATCACTGCTAGACAAATAGAAGCAGGAAGAAGAGCTATTAACCGTCACATTAAGCGTGGTGGTAAAGTATGGATAAGAATCTTCCCAGATAAACCTATTACAGAAAAGCCTCTTGAAGTTCGTATGGGTAAAGGTAAAGGTTCAGTTGAATATTGGGTTGCTCAAATTCAACCAGGACGTGTACTATATGAAATTACTGGTGTTAAAGAAGAATTAGCGCGTGAAGCTTTTGCAAGAGCAGCAGCTAAAATGCCAGTGCAGACAACTTTTGTTGAAAAGCAGGTGATGTAA
- the rpsQ gene encoding 30S ribosomal protein S17, with protein MSDKIRLLEGKVSSVAMDKTVVVRAERYVKHPLYGKFVKKTTKYYVHDEKNECKEGDVIKFRETKPYSKTKKWCLVDIIHREK; from the coding sequence ATGAGCGATAAAATTAGATTGTTAGAAGGTAAAGTTTCTAGCGTTGCTATGGATAAGACTGTAGTAGTAAGAGCTGAAAGATACGTTAAGCACCCTTTATATGGTAAATTCGTTAAGAAAACTACTAAGTATTATGTTCATGATGAGAAGAATGAATGTAAAGAAGGTGATGTTATCAAGTTCAGAGAAACTAAGCCATATTCAAAAACTAAGAAGTGGTGTTTAGTAGATATTATCCATAGAGAAAAATAA
- the rplX gene encoding 50S ribosomal protein L24 produces MNRLKKGDDVIVIAGKDKGRRGVVKSFAKGGSLVLVEGINVVKKHVKPNPNRGVEGGVVEKELPVDASNVAIFNPATEKADRVGYKFVDEKKVRYFKSNGELVDL; encoded by the coding sequence ATGAATAGATTAAAAAAAGGTGATGATGTAATCGTTATCGCTGGTAAAGACAAAGGTCGCAGAGGCGTTGTTAAGTCATTCGCTAAAGGTGGTTCTTTGGTTTTAGTGGAAGGTATTAATGTTGTTAAGAAACACGTTAAGCCTAACCCAAATAGAGGTGTTGAAGGTGGAGTTGTTGAAAAAGAACTTCCTGTAGATGCTTCTAACGTTGCTATCTTTAACCCAGCTACTGAGAAAGCTGATAGAGTGGGTTATAAGTTTGTTGATGAGAAAAAGGTTCGCTACTTTAAATCAAATGGCGAGCTTGTAGACTTATAG
- the rpmC gene encoding 50S ribosomal protein L29, whose product MKRNDTLKDYRGKSIDQLQEAKIELLQQLFSLRMQKGTGQLKKNHLFKSAKRDIARINTIISEKNK is encoded by the coding sequence ATGAAAAGAAATGATACTTTAAAAGATTATAGAGGTAAAAGTATTGACCAATTGCAAGAAGCGAAAATTGAGTTATTGCAACAATTATTTTCTCTTCGTATGCAAAAGGGTACAGGGCAATTAAAAAAGAATCACTTATTCAAAAGTGCTAAAAGAGATATTGCTCGTATAAATACAATAATATCAGAAAAGAATAAATAG
- the rplN gene encoding 50S ribosomal protein L14 produces the protein MIQMQTELQVADNSGAKRVECIKVLGGSHRRYASIGDVIKVTVKEAAPRGKAKKGSVYNAVVVRTAKGVRRKDGSKVRFDGNAAVLLNANGQPMGTRIFGPVTRELRTEKFMKIVSLAPEVL, from the coding sequence ATGATTCAAATGCAAACAGAACTCCAAGTTGCTGATAACAGTGGCGCTAAGAGAGTTGAGTGTATAAAAGTTTTGGGTGGCTCTCATCGCAGATATGCATCTATTGGTGATGTGATTAAAGTAACTGTGAAAGAAGCTGCTCCAAGAGGTAAAGCTAAGAAAGGATCTGTATATAATGCTGTAGTTGTGAGAACAGCTAAAGGTGTGCGCAGAAAAGATGGTTCTAAGGTTCGTTTTGACGGCAATGCTGCCGTGCTACTAAATGCTAACGGACAACCAATGGGAACTCGTATCTTTGGCCCTGTAACAAGGGAACTTCGTACTGAGAAGTTTATGAAGATCGTATCTTTAGCACCAGAAGTATTATAG
- the rpsC gene encoding 30S ribosomal protein S3: protein MGQKVNPNGIRLGIVKEHNSTWYADSSDYATKLNEDIKVREFLYKKLASAAVSKIQIERPAQNAKITIHTARPGIVIGKKGEDVEKLRAEVNKLMGVPVQINIEEVRKPEIDAKLVADSVAQQLEKRVMFRRAMKKAMQGAMKSGAKGIKIMVSGRLGGAEIARSEWARDGRVPLQTFRADVDYATSKALTTYGIIGVKVWIYKGEILPGQTNQNNNKKGAR, encoded by the coding sequence ATGGGTCAAAAAGTAAATCCTAATGGAATTCGATTAGGCATAGTAAAAGAGCATAACTCAACTTGGTATGCTGACTCTTCTGACTACGCTACTAAGCTTAATGAAGATATTAAGGTTAGAGAGTTTTTATACAAAAAACTTGCTTCAGCAGCAGTTAGTAAGATTCAGATTGAGAGACCTGCTCAAAATGCTAAGATTACAATTCATACAGCAAGACCTGGTATTGTAATTGGTAAGAAAGGTGAAGATGTTGAAAAGCTTCGTGCAGAAGTTAACAAGTTAATGGGTGTTCCTGTTCAAATCAACATTGAAGAAGTTCGTAAGCCTGAAATAGATGCTAAATTAGTAGCTGATAGCGTTGCTCAACAATTAGAAAAAAGAGTAATGTTCAGAAGAGCAATGAAAAAAGCTATGCAAGGTGCTATGAAGTCAGGTGCTAAGGGTATCAAGATCATGGTAAGTGGTCGTTTAGGTGGTGCTGAGATCGCACGTTCTGAGTGGGCTAGAGATGGTAGAGTTCCTCTTCAAACATTCAGAGCTGATGTGGACTATGCTACATCAAAAGCTTTAACTACTTATGGTATTATCGGTGTTAAAGTTTGGATCTATAAAGGTGAAATCCTTCCTGGTCAAACGAATCAGAATAATAATAAAAAAGGAGCTAGATAA
- the secY gene encoding preprotein translocase subunit SecY, translated as MSKFNSASGTTGELKSRLIFVVIAILVFRLGVYIPIPNIDPTKLVQIISNQHSSTSGLMSMFNMFSGGALTQMSIFALGVMPYISASIVFQMLSAVYPKFIELKKEGESGQKKITQYTRYFTLALAVVQSFGIVAFVLHQDGLVTTNNMPLFYLTTIVSVTTGSMFLMWLGEQITERGVGNGISLLIFSGIIANLPFEISNTLSQANQHVISYLSVWVLLILLLLVIAFVVFMESAQRKITVNYAKRQQGRKMFAAQTSHLPLKLNMAGVIPAIFASSILMVPGVLIGWLSNYNSLGWLADVAEMLQPGSIVYTVVFAATIIFFCFFYTSLVFNPKETADNLKKSGAYISGVRPGEQTAKYIDAVMTRLTLVGSLYITAICLLPIFVVKFFAQGLSFTFGGTSLLIVVVVMMDFMAQVRSHMMSTQYDSLLKKANLSGKRK; from the coding sequence ATGTCAAAGTTTAATAGTGCTTCTGGTACAACAGGTGAATTAAAATCAAGACTAATTTTCGTAGTTATTGCTATATTAGTATTTAGATTAGGAGTATATATTCCTATACCTAATATTGATCCTACAAAATTGGTTCAAATTATTTCAAATCAACACTCATCAACAAGTGGTTTGATGAGCATGTTTAATATGTTCTCTGGTGGCGCTCTTACTCAAATGAGTATCTTTGCTTTGGGTGTGATGCCTTATATTTCTGCATCGATTGTCTTTCAAATGTTATCAGCTGTATATCCTAAGTTTATAGAGCTGAAAAAAGAAGGTGAATCTGGTCAGAAAAAAATCACTCAGTATACAAGATATTTTACTCTTGCTTTGGCTGTAGTGCAATCATTTGGTATTGTTGCATTTGTTCTGCATCAAGATGGTTTAGTAACAACTAACAATATGCCGTTATTTTATTTAACAACTATTGTTTCAGTTACTACTGGTAGTATGTTTTTGATGTGGTTAGGTGAGCAAATCACGGAAAGAGGTGTGGGAAATGGTATTTCACTACTAATTTTTTCGGGTATTATTGCAAACCTTCCATTTGAAATATCAAATACTCTATCTCAGGCAAATCAACATGTAATATCATATTTATCTGTTTGGGTTCTTTTAATACTTCTTTTGTTAGTAATAGCATTTGTAGTATTTATGGAAAGCGCACAGAGAAAGATTACTGTGAATTATGCAAAAAGACAGCAGGGCAGAAAAATGTTTGCTGCTCAGACTAGTCATTTGCCGTTGAAGCTAAACATGGCTGGTGTAATCCCAGCGATCTTTGCTTCATCTATACTTATGGTTCCAGGTGTTTTAATTGGTTGGTTATCTAACTATAATTCACTAGGCTGGTTAGCTGATGTTGCTGAGATGTTACAACCAGGTAGTATAGTTTATACAGTAGTATTTGCTGCGACTATTATATTTTTCTGTTTCTTTTATACTTCATTAGTATTTAATCCAAAAGAAACGGCGGATAACTTAAAGAAATCTGGCGCTTATATTTCGGGTGTAAGACCTGGTGAGCAAACAGCTAAGTATATAGATGCAGTTATGACAAGATTAACTTTAGTTGGTTCATTATATATTACAGCTATATGTTTGTTACCGATATTTGTAGTGAAATTCTTTGCACAAGGTTTATCATTTACATTCGGTGGAACATCTTTACTAATTGTTGTAGTTGTGATGATGGACTTTATGGCTCAGGTTAGATCACATATGATGTCAACACAATATGATTCTTTACTGAAAAAAGCAAATCTTAGCGGTAAGAGAAAATAG
- the rpsN gene encoding 30S ribosomal protein S14 translates to MAKKSMIQRELKREKLVAKYAQKRAELKAIILDVNSTEEQVWEAQIKLQKLPVNSSASRVQRRCKVTGRPHAVYRKFGLCRNKLREYAMAGDVPGLKKASW, encoded by the coding sequence ATGGCGAAAAAATCAATGATTCAGAGAGAATTGAAGAGAGAAAAATTAGTAGCTAAATATGCTCAAAAAAGAGCTGAGCTTAAAGCTATTATTCTTGATGTAAATTCTACTGAAGAACAAGTATGGGAAGCTCAAATTAAACTGCAAAAACTACCAGTAAACTCTTCAGCTTCTAGAGTACAAAGAAGATGTAAAGTAACAGGTAGGCCACATGCTGTATACAGAAAATTTGGCTTATGTCGTAATAAGCTTAGAGAGTATGCAATGGCAGGAGATGTTCCTGGTTTGAAGAAAGCTAGTTGGTAA
- the rplV gene encoding 50S ribosomal protein L22 translates to MEVQAKLKFARISAQKCRLVADQIRGLPVEKAINLLTFSNKKAAVLIKDVLNSAVANAEHNDGMDVDSLFVSTVFVDEGPTMKRFEARAKGRGNRILKRTSHITVKVAEKN, encoded by the coding sequence ATGGAAGTACAAGCTAAATTAAAATTTGCAAGAATCTCAGCTCAAAAATGTAGATTAGTTGCTGATCAAATCAGGGGTCTACCTGTAGAGAAAGCTATTAATCTTTTGACTTTTAGTAACAAAAAAGCAGCAGTTCTAATCAAAGATGTTTTAAACTCTGCTGTTGCAAATGCTGAGCATAATGACGGTATGGATGTTGATTCTTTATTTGTTTCAACAGTATTCGTTGATGAAGGTCCTACTATGAAGCGTTTTGAAGCTAGAGCAAAAGGTCGTGGTAATCGTATTTTAAAAAGAACTTCACATATCACTGTGAAAGTTGCTGAGAAAAATTAA
- the rpsM gene encoding 30S ribosomal protein S13, which produces MARIAGVNIPVHKHTVIGLTSIYGIGKTRAQQICESCKLDPTVKIKELTEEQVEALRTEVAKYTVEGDLRREVSMDIKRLMDLGCFRGRRHRRSLPVRGQRTKTNARTRKGPRKPIKA; this is translated from the coding sequence ATGGCTCGTATAGCTGGTGTTAATATTCCTGTTCATAAACATACAGTAATAGGATTAACTTCAATTTATGGAATAGGCAAGACAAGAGCACAACAAATATGTGAATCTTGTAAACTAGATCCAACTGTTAAAATCAAAGAATTAACAGAAGAGCAAGTTGAAGCCTTAAGAACAGAGGTTGCTAAATATACTGTAGAAGGTGACCTGCGTCGTGAAGTTTCTATGGACATAAAAAGACTTATGGACTTAGGTTGCTTCAGAGGTAGAAGACATCGTCGTAGCCTTCCTGTAAGAGGGCAAAGAACGAAGACTAATGCTCGTACTCGTAAGGGTCCAAGAAAGCCAATCAAGGCGTAA
- the rpmD gene encoding 50S ribosomal protein L30 produces MSEAKTFKVTLVKSLIGRKQNHIASARGLGLRKINHTVEVLDTPANRGMANKIYYMVKIEG; encoded by the coding sequence ATGAGCGAAGCTAAAACATTTAAAGTTACTTTAGTAAAAAGCCTGATTGGTCGTAAGCAAAACCACATAGCATCTGCTAGAGGTTTAGGCCTAAGAAAGATCAACCACACTGTTGAAGTATTAGATACTCCAGCAAATCGTGGTATGGCTAATAAAATATATTATATGGTTAAGATAGAGGGGTAG
- the rpsK gene encoding 30S ribosomal protein S11 — protein MAKSVRSSKKKVKRVVTDAVAHIYSSFNNTIVTITDRQGNALSWATSGGSGFRGSRKSTPFAAQVAAERAADMALEYGVKNVDVLVKGPGSGRDSAVRALNAKNLKVSSITDVTPLPHNGCRPPKKRRV, from the coding sequence ATGGCTAAGTCTGTTAGATCATCAAAGAAAAAAGTAAAAAGAGTAGTTACTGATGCAGTTGCTCATATTTACTCATCTTTTAATAACACTATAGTGACTATCACAGATAGACAAGGTAATGCTTTATCTTGGGCAACTTCTGGCGGTAGTGGCTTTAGAGGTTCAAGAAAAAGTACACCTTTCGCTGCTCAGGTTGCAGCAGAAAGAGCAGCTGATATGGCTCTAGAATATGGTGTTAAAAATGTAGATGTTTTAGTAAAAGGACCAGGTTCAGGTAGAGATTCAGCTGTTAGAGCTTTAAACGCTAAGAACCTAAAAGTATCAAGTATAACAGATGTGACTCCATTACCTCATAATGGTTGTCGTCCTCCTAAGAAACGTCGTGTTTAA
- the rpmJ gene encoding 50S ribosomal protein L36: protein MKVRASVKKMCRNCKVIKRNRVVRVICTDPRHKQRQG from the coding sequence ATGAAAGTTAGAGCTTCAGTTAAAAAAATGTGTAGAAACTGTAAAGTTATCAAGCGTAACAGAGTTGTTCGTGTGATATGTACAGACCCTAGACATAAGCAAAGACAAGGTTAA
- the rpsD gene encoding 30S ribosomal protein S4: MARYLGPKCKLSRREGTDLFLKSGVKANDEKCKMNTAPGQHGARRARLSDYGLQLREKQKVRRMYGVLEGQFKKYYLEANRRKGNTGATLLEILESRLDNVVYRMGFAATRAEARQLVVHKGIVLNGHTCNVPSAQVKAGDIVAVREKAKKQLRIQNAVELAKSRKELSWIDVNTDSLEGTMKASPDRSELSSDINEQLIIELYSK, from the coding sequence ATGGCTAGATATCTAGGACCAAAGTGTAAACTTTCTAGAAGAGAAGGTACTGACTTATTTTTAAAAAGTGGCGTAAAAGCTAACGACGAAAAATGCAAAATGAATACTGCGCCAGGTCAACATGGAGCAAGAAGAGCGCGTCTTTCTGACTATGGTTTACAGTTAAGAGAAAAGCAAAAAGTTCGTCGTATGTACGGAGTTTTAGAAGGTCAGTTCAAAAAATACTATCTTGAAGCTAATAGAAGAAAAGGTAACACTGGTGCTACTTTATTAGAAATATTAGAATCAAGATTAGACAATGTTGTTTATAGAATGGGCTTTGCTGCTACTCGTGCAGAAGCTAGACAACTTGTTGTTCATAAAGGTATAGTTCTTAATGGACATACTTGTAACGTACCATCTGCTCAAGTTAAAGCTGGTGATATAGTTGCAGTAAGAGAGAAAGCTAAAAAACAATTAAGAATTCAAAATGCTGTTGAGCTTGCTAAAAGTAGAAAAGAACTTTCTTGGATCGATGTAAATACTGATTCATTAGAAGGTACTATGAAGGCTTCTCCAGACAGATCTGAGTTATCATCAGACATAAATGAACAATTAATCATCGAGCTTTACTCTAAGTAA
- the rpsE gene encoding 30S ribosomal protein S5, protein MSNEVKKNEELIEKLVSVKRHSKTVKGGRIMSFAALTVVGDGKGRIGVGRGKSREVPVAIQKAMENAKKNMVSVNLNNDTLWYATMANHGASKVFMQPASAGTGIIAGGAMRSVFEAVGVHNVLAKTYGSTNPVNVVRATISGLAKIKSPEQIADKRGLSVEEIQG, encoded by the coding sequence ATGTCTAATGAAGTAAAAAAGAACGAAGAGCTGATTGAAAAGTTAGTTAGTGTTAAAAGACACTCTAAGACAGTAAAAGGTGGTAGAATCATGAGCTTTGCCGCACTAACTGTTGTAGGTGACGGTAAAGGTAGAATTGGTGTAGGTAGAGGTAAATCAAGAGAAGTGCCTGTTGCTATCCAAAAAGCTATGGAAAACGCTAAGAAAAACATGGTATCAGTGAATCTAAATAACGATACGTTATGGTATGCTACTATGGCTAACCATGGTGCTTCAAAAGTGTTTATGCAGCCTGCATCTGCTGGTACTGGTATTATTGCTGGTGGTGCTATGCGTTCTGTATTTGAAGCTGTTGGTGTTCATAACGTTTTAGCAAAAACATATGGTTCAACAAATCCTGTAAACGTTGTTAGAGCAACAATCTCAGGCTTGGCGAAAATTAAATCACCAGAACAGATCGCTGATAAAAGAGGTCTATCTGTTGAAGAGATTCAGGGGTAA
- the rplR gene encoding 50S ribosomal protein L18 codes for MDKKTARLNRSKRTRIKLRELGHTRLCVYRTPKHVYAQVISGDGSTVLASASTVEKDVKAKCKYTGNVESAAIVGEVIANRCKDKGIEQVAFDRSGYKYHGRVKALAEAAREHGLQF; via the coding sequence ATGGATAAAAAAACTGCTCGTTTAAATCGTAGTAAGCGTACTAGAATTAAGCTAAGAGAATTAGGGCATACTAGACTTTGTGTTTATAGAACACCTAAGCATGTATATGCTCAAGTAATTTCTGGTGATGGTTCTACTGTATTAGCTTCTGCGTCTACTGTAGAGAAAGATGTTAAAGCAAAATGTAAATATACTGGTAATGTTGAGTCTGCTGCAATCGTTGGCGAAGTTATTGCTAATAGATGTAAAGACAAAGGTATCGAGCAAGTTGCTTTTGATAGATCTGGATATAAGTATCATGGACGTGTTAAAGCTTTAGCAGAAGCTGCTAGAGAGCATGGTCTACAGTTTTAA
- the rplF gene encoding 50S ribosomal protein L6 → MSRIGKKPVAIPSGVTINVAAGNQVEVKGAKATLNKTFSTDVTFNVADNEATVTPNNNSKNAVAQSGTARAILNNMVEGVSKGFERKLKIIGVGYRAKAQGSELNLTLGFSHPVVYALPQGVTAETPAPTEIVLKSADKELLGKVAAEIRDYRKPEPYKGKGVRYEDEYVAKKEAKKK, encoded by the coding sequence ATGTCAAGAATAGGTAAAAAACCTGTTGCTATCCCAAGCGGTGTTACAATCAACGTTGCTGCTGGCAATCAGGTAGAAGTTAAAGGAGCTAAGGCTACTTTAAACAAAACTTTTTCTACTGATGTGACTTTTAATGTTGCAGATAATGAAGCAACAGTTACACCTAACAATAATAGTAAAAATGCAGTTGCTCAATCAGGTACTGCAAGAGCTATCCTAAACAACATGGTTGAAGGTGTAAGCAAAGGTTTTGAAAGAAAGCTAAAAATTATAGGTGTTGGTTACCGTGCTAAAGCTCAAGGTAGTGAATTAAATCTTACATTAGGTTTTTCTCACCCAGTTGTATATGCTTTACCACAAGGTGTAACTGCAGAGACTCCAGCTCCTACAGAAATCGTTCTTAAAAGCGCTGACAAAGAGCTTTTAGGTAAAGTAGCAGCTGAAATTAGAGACTATAGAAAGCCTGAGCCTTACAAAGGTAAAGGTGTTCGTTATGAAGACGAATATGTAGCTAAGAAAGAAGCTAAGAAGAAGTAG
- the rplO gene encoding 50S ribosomal protein L15 has product MKLNTIAPAAGSKSAPKRLGRGIGSGLGKTSGKGHKGQKARSGGYHKVGFEGGQMPLQRRLPKFGFTSASKRFVAEIRLHELNHVAADEVTLDTLKDLGLIRKDIKTAKVIASGEIEKAVNLKGIACTKGAKEAIEKAGGKVE; this is encoded by the coding sequence ATGAAATTAAATACAATTGCTCCTGCTGCTGGCTCTAAAAGCGCTCCAAAAAGGCTTGGTCGTGGTATAGGAAGTGGTTTAGGTAAAACTTCTGGTAAGGGTCACAAAGGTCAAAAAGCACGTTCAGGTGGTTACCATAAGGTAGGTTTCGAAGGTGGTCAAATGCCTTTACAAAGAAGACTACCAAAATTTGGTTTCACTTCTGCGTCTAAAAGATTTGTTGCTGAGATCAGACTTCATGAGTTAAATCATGTAGCTGCTGATGAAGTAACTCTAGATACTTTAAAAGATCTTGGTCTTATTAGAAAAGATATTAAAACAGCAAAAGTAATAGCTTCTGGAGAAATCGAAAAAGCTGTTAACCTTAAAGGTATAGCTTGCACAAAAGGTGCTAAAGAAGCTATCGAAAAAGCTGGTGGTAAAGTAGAGTAA
- a CDS encoding DNA-directed RNA polymerase subunit alpha, which produces MSNNNSNQEFLPNIQLKEDLGALGYKVQLSPVEKGMAHILGNSIRRVLLSSLPGASIIKVNIKDVLHEYSALEDVKEDVVEIVSNLKKVAIKLDKGVESVELELSVDKAGVVTAGDFKTTQGVEIINKDQPIATLTNQREFSLVATVDYGRNVGILSAVPIELDRVGDIAVDADYNPIKRVAFEVIDNGDSDILEVFLKTNGTVEPLAAVTKALEYFCEQMSVFVSLKVPSNGKTGDALLDSNIDPILLKPIDDLELTVRSSNCLRAENIKYLGDLVQYSESKLMKIPNLGKKSLNEIKQILIDNNLSLGVQIDNFRELVEGK; this is translated from the coding sequence GTGAGTAATAATAATTCAAACCAAGAATTTTTACCTAATATACAGCTTAAAGAGGATTTAGGTGCTTTAGGATATAAAGTACAGCTTTCTCCTGTAGAAAAAGGTATGGCTCATATCCTTGGCAACTCTATTAGAAGGGTTTTATTATCTTCTCTTCCTGGTGCATCTATTATTAAAGTAAATATTAAAGATGTATTACATGAGTATTCTGCTTTAGAAGATGTCAAAGAAGATGTTGTCGAAATCGTTTCTAACTTAAAGAAAGTAGCAATCAAACTTGACAAAGGCGTTGAAAGTGTTGAGTTAGAGTTATCTGTTGATAAAGCAGGTGTTGTTACAGCTGGTGACTTTAAGACAACTCAAGGTGTAGAGATTATAAATAAAGATCAACCTATAGCTACTTTGACAAATCAAAGAGAGTTCAGTTTAGTTGCAACAGTTGACTATGGCAGAAATGTTGGAATACTTTCAGCTGTACCAATTGAACTAGACAGAGTTGGTGATATAGCTGTTGATGCAGACTATAACCCAATCAAAAGAGTTGCATTTGAAGTAATTGATAATGGTGATAGTGATATTCTAGAAGTATTTTTGAAAACAAATGGTACTGTAGAACCACTAGCAGCTGTTACAAAAGCTTTAGAATATTTTTGTGAGCAAATGTCAGTTTTTGTATCTCTTAAAGTACCAAGCAATGGTAAAACTGGAGATGCTTTATTAGATTCTAATATTGATCCTATACTTCTTAAACCAATTGATGACTTAGAGCTTACTGTAAGATCATCTAACTGTTTAAGAGCTGAGAACATCAAGTATCTTGGTGATCTTGTTCAATACAGTGAGTCTAAACTTATGAAGATACCTAATTTAGGTAAAAAATCTCTAAATGAGATTAAGCAAATATTGATAGACAACAACTTATCTCTAGGTGTTCAGATTGATAACTTTAGAGAGTTAGTTGAAGGAAAATAA
- the rplE gene encoding 50S ribosomal protein L5: MARLKDHYQKELVAKLKNELNVDNIMEVPAIEKITLNMGVGDAAKDKKIMTFALNDLTAIAGQKPVVTKSKKSIAGFKIRDGWPIGCKVTLRGERMYEFLDRLITIAIPRIRDFRGLSAKSFDGRGNYSLGMREQISFPEIDYDKVDSIRGLDISITTTAKNDDQGRALLKAFGFPFKS; this comes from the coding sequence ATGGCAAGATTAAAGGATCATTATCAAAAAGAGCTTGTTGCTAAGTTAAAAAACGAGCTTAATGTAGATAATATAATGGAAGTACCTGCTATTGAGAAAATTACTCTTAATATGGGTGTGGGTGATGCTGCAAAAGACAAAAAGATTATGACTTTTGCATTAAATGATTTGACAGCTATTGCTGGTCAAAAGCCTGTTGTTACTAAGTCTAAAAAATCAATTGCTGGTTTTAAAATCCGTGATGGATGGCCAATCGGTTGTAAAGTTACTTTACGTGGTGAGCGTATGTATGAATTTTTAGATAGACTTATAACAATTGCTATTCCTAGAATTAGAGATTTTAGGGGTTTAAGTGCTAAGTCTTTTGATGGTAGAGGAAACTACAGCTTAGGTATGAGAGAGCAAATCTCTTTCCCTGAGATTGATTATGATAAAGTTGACTCAATCAGAGGTTTAGATATTTCGATAACTACTACAGCTAAAAATGATGACCAAGGAAGAGCTTTGCTTAAAGCATTCGGTTTTCCTTTTAAGTCTTAA
- the rpsH gene encoding 30S ribosomal protein S8, with protein sequence MSMQDPIADMFTRIRNGLSSEKETVSVPFSKLKMEIANFLVKEGYVKSCTKGTTSAGHPSIEIELKYHAGTPVIEMIKRVSRPSLRIYKSHEELPKVYGGFGVAIISTSKGLVSDRKARALGVGGEVIGYVA encoded by the coding sequence ATGAGTATGCAAGATCCTATCGCGGATATGTTTACAAGAATCAGAAATGGTCTTTCTTCTGAGAAAGAAACTGTTTCTGTACCATTTTCAAAGTTGAAAATGGAAATCGCAAACTTCTTAGTTAAAGAAGGCTATGTTAAAAGCTGTACTAAAGGTACAACTTCTGCTGGTCATCCTTCTATAGAAATTGAGCTTAAGTATCATGCTGGTACTCCTGTGATCGAGATGATCAAAAGAGTTTCTAGACCTAGTTTGAGAATATATAAGTCTCACGAAGAGCTACCTAAAGTATATGGTGGTTTTGGTGTTGCTATTATCTCTACTTCTAAAGGTTTAGTAAGTGATAGAAAAGCAAGAGCTCTTGGTGTTGGTGGCGAAGTAATTGGCTACGTAGCTTAA